Proteins encoded in a region of the Hyla sarda isolate aHylSar1 unplaced genomic scaffold, aHylSar1.hap1 scaffold_165, whole genome shotgun sequence genome:
- the LOC130311604 gene encoding cytochrome c1, heme protein, mitochondrial — protein sequence MAAACLVIRRSLRAGQLLGGRTAWPVAPQANMSFSSLSRGRRLALSTIGVIAAGGAGLVFTLHNSVKATDMELHAPSYPWSHGGFLSSLDHASVRRGYQVYKQVCAACHSMDYIAFRNLVGVSHTEAEAKALAEEFEILDGPDDNGEMFTRPGKLSDHFPKPYPNPEAARAANNGALPPDLSYIANARHGGEDYIFSLLTGYCDPPAGVTMREDLYFNPYFLGQAIGMAPPIYDEVLEYDDGTPATMSQVAKDVCTFLRWASEPEHDDRKRMGLKIVLMSTFICAVLYYMKRHRWTVLKSRKMVYKPPK from the exons GCCAACATGTCGTTCTCCTCTCTGTCCCGCGGCAGGAGATTGGCGCTTTCTACCATTGGAGTCATCGCTGCAGGAGGAGCCGGACTGGTTTTCACTCTCCACAATTCCGTTAAGGCCACCGACATGGAGCTTCACGCTCCCAGCTACCCCTGGAGCCACGGCGGCTTCCTCTCCTCCCTGGATCACGCCAG TGTCCGCCGCGGCTACCAGGTGTATAAGCAGGTGTGCGCCGCCTGTCACAGTATGGACTACATCGCCTTCAGGAACCTGGTCGGAGTGTCTCACACAGAAGCTGAAGCCAAGGCCCTAGCTGAGGAG TTTGAGATCCTGGATGGACCTGATGACAATGGTGAGATGTTCACCCGTCCCGGTAAGCTGTCAGACCACTTTCCAAAGCCGTATCCCAACCCTGAAGCAGCTAGAGCAGCCAATAATGGGGCGCTGCCCCCCGACCTCAGCTACATTGCCAACGCCAG GCATGGGGGGGAGGATTACATCTTCTCTCTGCTCACTGGATACTGTGACCCCCCGGCCGGTGTCACCATGAGGGAAGACCTGTACTTCAACCCCTACTTCCTGGGCCAGGCTATTGGGATGGCGCCTCCAATCTATGATGAAGTTCTAGAGTATGATGATG GAACCCCCGCAACAATGTCTCAGGTGGCTAAAGACGTCTGCACGTTCCTGCGATGGGCCTCTGAGCCGGAACACGACGACCGCAAGCGCATGGGCCTTAAA ATCGTGTTGATGTCGACCTTTATCTGCGCCGTTCTCTACTACATGAAGAGACACCGGTGGACGGTGCTGAAGTCCAGGAAGATGGTCTATAAACCACCAAAGTAA